The following proteins are co-located in the Acanthochromis polyacanthus isolate Apoly-LR-REF ecotype Palm Island chromosome 7, KAUST_Apoly_ChrSc, whole genome shotgun sequence genome:
- the LOC110972886 gene encoding natterin-3-like isoform X2, which yields MRRCVAVVLALLQLCSPTLQSNSLLYRLQDGQEKTSKPWLNPALEDIVPSREATNPPKVVESPELDTTSHSFPMFNEYVNLKWVTWDGSLPNGAVAIFNGYTERNDYVCKVNCEAGFYTPSKGNFCQYPYADNEYASSKFEVLVNVDHFEFLQWVEDSYGSVPQYSIKTCPDKDIYVGKNKYGLGKVVTQHEAFFLPWEGDEYWYKNYQVLAINRDSYSQHISHVEYAIDQMELFHQPPEALKIAKVTNLECRDVVKTVTLEKTTRTEKTWDIGRETRNGSMSTMSAKIPILGPGNVDFTKEQTVTFSEGTTMVESISHSVSVELVVLPNHSCAVRMDGRKMKADIPFTGRLSRTNYNGDTHWTYITGTYDGVNVGEITAVVERCQPVTDAVPCSPEQQ from the exons atgAGGCGTTGCGTCGCTGTCGTCCTggcactgctgcagctgtgcagCCCGACGCTGCAGTCCAACTCGCTGCTCTACCGGCTGCAGGACGGCCAGGAGAAGACCAGCA AACCGTGGCTTAACCCTGCGCTGGAAGACATTGTCCCGTCCAGGGAAGCCACCAACCCTCCTAAAGTTGTGGAGAGCCCAGAACTCGACACCACCTCCCACTCCTTCCCCATGTTCAACGAGTACGTCAACCTAAAGTGGGTCACCTGGGATGGTTCCCTCCCCAACGGTGCCGTCGCCATCTTCAACGGCTACACCGAACGCAACGACTACGTCTGCAAAGTCAACTGCGAGGCCGGATTCTACACCCCCAGCAAAGGGAACTTCTGCCAGTATCCCTACGCCGACAACGAGTACGCCTCCTCCAAGTTCGAGGTTCTGGTCAATGTTGACCACTTTGAGTTCCTGCAGTGGGTTGAAGATTCGTACGGTTCCGTCCCTCAGTACTCCATCAAAACCTGCCCTGACAAGGACATCTACGTGGGCAAGAACAAGTATGGACTCGGCAAGGTGGTGACCCAACACGAGGCCTTCTTCCTGCCCTGGGAGGGTGACGAGTACTGGTACAAGAACTACCAGGTCTTGGCCATCAACCGGGACAGCTACAGCCAGCACATCTCCCACGTGGAGTATGCCATTGACCAGATGGAGCTGTTCCACCAGCCGCCGGAGGCCCTGAAGATCGCCAAGGTCACCAACCTGGAGTGTCGGGACGTGGTGAAGACGGTGACGTTGGAGAAGACCACCCGGACAGAGAAGACCTGGGACATCGGCAGGGAGACCCGCAATGGCTCTATGTCCACCATGTCGGCCAAAATTCCCATCCTCGGCCCAGGCAACGTGGACTTCACCAAGGAGCAGACGGTGACCTTCTCAGAGGGAACCACCATGGTGGAGTCCATCAGCCACTCGGTGTCGGTGGAACTGGTGGTATTGCCGAACCACTCGTGTGCAGTGAGGATGGACGGCCGGAAGATGAAGGCCGACATCCCGTTCACAGGCAGGCTGAGCCGGACCAACTACAACGGGGACACCCACTGGACCTACATCACCGGAACCTACGACGGCGTGAACGTTGGCGAGATCACGGCGGTGGTGGAAAGATGTCAGCCGGTGACCGACGCCGTTCCCTGTTCACCGGAACAACAATAA
- the LOC110972886 gene encoding natterin-3-like isoform X1: MRLSLPALCRLLGAIIREEQAFKADRPAGSGTAEEPVEMRRCVAVVLALLQLCSPTLQSNSLLYRLQDGQEKTSKPWLNPALEDIVPSREATNPPKVVESPELDTTSHSFPMFNEYVNLKWVTWDGSLPNGAVAIFNGYTERNDYVCKVNCEAGFYTPSKGNFCQYPYADNEYASSKFEVLVNVDHFEFLQWVEDSYGSVPQYSIKTCPDKDIYVGKNKYGLGKVVTQHEAFFLPWEGDEYWYKNYQVLAINRDSYSQHISHVEYAIDQMELFHQPPEALKIAKVTNLECRDVVKTVTLEKTTRTEKTWDIGRETRNGSMSTMSAKIPILGPGNVDFTKEQTVTFSEGTTMVESISHSVSVELVVLPNHSCAVRMDGRKMKADIPFTGRLSRTNYNGDTHWTYITGTYDGVNVGEITAVVERCQPVTDAVPCSPEQQ, translated from the exons atgAGGCGTTGCGTCGCTGTCGTCCTggcactgctgcagctgtgcagCCCGACGCTGCAGTCCAACTCGCTGCTCTACCGGCTGCAGGACGGCCAGGAGAAGACCAGCA AACCGTGGCTTAACCCTGCGCTGGAAGACATTGTCCCGTCCAGGGAAGCCACCAACCCTCCTAAAGTTGTGGAGAGCCCAGAACTCGACACCACCTCCCACTCCTTCCCCATGTTCAACGAGTACGTCAACCTAAAGTGGGTCACCTGGGATGGTTCCCTCCCCAACGGTGCCGTCGCCATCTTCAACGGCTACACCGAACGCAACGACTACGTCTGCAAAGTCAACTGCGAGGCCGGATTCTACACCCCCAGCAAAGGGAACTTCTGCCAGTATCCCTACGCCGACAACGAGTACGCCTCCTCCAAGTTCGAGGTTCTGGTCAATGTTGACCACTTTGAGTTCCTGCAGTGGGTTGAAGATTCGTACGGTTCCGTCCCTCAGTACTCCATCAAAACCTGCCCTGACAAGGACATCTACGTGGGCAAGAACAAGTATGGACTCGGCAAGGTGGTGACCCAACACGAGGCCTTCTTCCTGCCCTGGGAGGGTGACGAGTACTGGTACAAGAACTACCAGGTCTTGGCCATCAACCGGGACAGCTACAGCCAGCACATCTCCCACGTGGAGTATGCCATTGACCAGATGGAGCTGTTCCACCAGCCGCCGGAGGCCCTGAAGATCGCCAAGGTCACCAACCTGGAGTGTCGGGACGTGGTGAAGACGGTGACGTTGGAGAAGACCACCCGGACAGAGAAGACCTGGGACATCGGCAGGGAGACCCGCAATGGCTCTATGTCCACCATGTCGGCCAAAATTCCCATCCTCGGCCCAGGCAACGTGGACTTCACCAAGGAGCAGACGGTGACCTTCTCAGAGGGAACCACCATGGTGGAGTCCATCAGCCACTCGGTGTCGGTGGAACTGGTGGTATTGCCGAACCACTCGTGTGCAGTGAGGATGGACGGCCGGAAGATGAAGGCCGACATCCCGTTCACAGGCAGGCTGAGCCGGACCAACTACAACGGGGACACCCACTGGACCTACATCACCGGAACCTACGACGGCGTGAACGTTGGCGAGATCACGGCGGTGGTGGAAAGATGTCAGCCGGTGACCGACGCCGTTCCCTGTTCACCGGAACAACAATAA